AAATACCGGCAAGCAAAGTAATTAAGGAaggatatattaaaatttaaagttttttcaagttaaaaacttttttatcaattttgtattatttatatgattttcttttaatttatggGACTTTTGAGTTCACAAAGATGTTTTTTATATGCAcatatcattttaaattaatatataacatataatgcAAACAAAATAGAATACATGTTCACTCAGGGATCTCAAAATTCAAGCTGGAAGGCAAAATTTTTTTAGCCCGAGTCAGTGGCAGATCCTGGGTCCGCACCTGCGGTGAAGTAGGTGTaaatatcatcttcaacaaatcacgtgattttatcACCGAGAAGAATGGATTAATCAAGGATTGTTTCtgtgttttgtttgttcgaTGCGACTGTTTATATAGATGtcgtatggctttttattattgaaataactcatttatcaaaaaaaaaaaatttaaattttaagaacAATATGATTAAATTCGTTCTAAATAAATGTAGGTATGTCTAGTTGTGTAATTTAAAACAACAAGTTATTAACTtgtattctttttaaaatatgtaaatttgaaatagcttaaaaataacataaaattttgaaattacatAATTCctgtaaaatcatttaaaatattctaaatttaatcaaataaaaagtattatgagattaaattatatataattatacaacCATCcactatataattttttgcGTAATTTAACTttagaataaataataatttttaagaattacaatATACATTTTATTTGGTGCATTGAATTGTTACATGAAATTGTGATGAGGAGATAGCAGAGATACACATTAACAAGGGTTATTAGTTGGCAAAGCACAGGGCAAGTGAGAGTTAAGTTTTGTTGGTATGTTTGTGTTCCCACATCGAGAAAATGAGAGAGTAGGGGATGGAGAGGAGGCTATAAGATGAGAGGAAGATGCAAGGTACAGTGCAAGGCACGCACTTGGCGTCGATGGCTGATCAATAAGGGCGTGGCCTAGGTTTGAGGCTTCCTTGCCCAATTGGTAGATATGCCTACGTCATATTTTGTGCTAAGTGGAGCCTAGCTCCACCACAATTCTAGTTcaactttatttaattttaacatttatTAGTTACTTCGCATGCTGGGTTCTGAAGGAATGTCCAATTGCTTGAAACTACACATTAAAGTCTAATGATTTGTCCCACATCGAAAGATAGAAGAATTGTTTGTTCCAGTTTTGTATAAAAGCTGAGCGGACCTTTGTTGAAAGGCATACCTTTCTCGGCCTTTTGGCTAAGATCAAGTGTAGTATCTGttcttatcagtttaatatctgatatgtggACCATTGGTTCAcacgatattaaatttattttttcagggGGAAGTTCCGTCACAGTAGCTTGCTGCTGGGTTCTTCACGTGTCGCCTTAGCGTTGCACTATTGCTTTGGCCTGGCACACCCCACCAAATCTAGTTGAAATTTGTTCTTCTTGGAACATAAAGAACAGAAGCATAGTGGCCACGATACATATAAGAATGAATCAACAATGCACAACCTTCGTCACTGCATATTAATTGAcctttgaaaatatgtatatagGTTGTGCTACAGAAAATCTAAAGACCTACAACTCTGACATCCTTAATCAACTTACTAGGTCCTCACCCTTAATCAAGTTAAGGTTATCTTCAACTCAATCTTAATCAAGTTACTACATCCTCACCTCTTAAACCAACTGAACCTTGTCAAAGTTTTGTTTCTAGAAAGATTTAAAATCCTAGGAATAGTACATAGCAAAGGGAGTGAAGTATCTTGCTTTCCCTATTTTCCATAATTCACTTGTATGTTCTTTTTACTTGGCCGATGACACCACGACGACATACTAATTAGCGATTTAGTAGTTCGAGTTTGATCACTTAAAACTTATGTTATGGAACTTTACAAGCCAAAAAGCCATGTGTTTCATGTTTTACGCAATTCCCTTGCATGATTTTACTTGACTGGTGACACCACAACGACATACTAATTAGCGATTTCGAGTTTGATCACTTAAGTTATGGAACTTTACATGCCAAAAAGCCATGCCCCTCATGTTTTACGTAATTCACTTGCATGTTTTTACTTGACCGATGACACCACGACGACATAATAATTAGCGACTTAGTAGTTCGAGTTTGAGCACTTAAGTTATGGAACTTTAAAAAGCCATGCGCTTCATATTTGCCATGGATAGCTGTATATAATTTCACACTGGAAACATATGAATGAAAAGGGAAAGAACAAAACGAAACCACATCGGCCAATTAAAGGAACATGCATTTCTTCATGTAGAGAGGAATGAAACTTCGGCTACCAGCTCGGTCTTGTAGCGGGGGCCTGTAACTCAAGTTAGAGTTTTAAGCTAGTTGGAGTTTGGCTTGGTCCAGAAGGTCGGGCTCTGCTGAGATATGCACAGGCTTGCCCATTCCAAGTATGGAGTTGTGCCTCAGCCACTGAGTGAAGGCTCCCTCTCTTGTCGGTGGAAAGAAAACAAGCTTGTTCTTGGCAAGTCCAATTAACACCTGATGGACCACTCAAACCAACAACCATCTTTTTGGCCTGAAATAATCCTCAAGCTATTTTTTTGTGCACATGCAGCTTACCTATCCGACCatagatatattttttgtttgtgcTTGAAAATGTCAAGCAAAAGTTTTTCTTCTCGTAGTCTCAACTCAATGACTGTACAGAAACTTTTACTGTTGAGAACATACTAATCCACTTGACTTTGATGTAAACTGACAAAGGCACAAAGCACTCTTCAGGCAAGTTAAAGTTCTTGTATGTTTAAAAATCTTGGTATCTATAGCTGATAAGTGTTCACCCATCTTCAACTACATCCTTATTTGTCAAAGCAATTAAACTTAGTCTGCAACTTAGGGTCTATCCATGTAGTGTACCAGTGTGCATCCTGACTTgggttgggggagattgttttTGCAGCAGTTGCAATTATGGTGAAGTATTACTTTGTTAGTATCTTGCTTTCCCTATTTTCCGTAATTCACTTGTATGTTTTTTATCCCAGCCGATGACACCACAAAGACATACTAATAGGTGATTTTGTAGTTTGAGTTTGATCACTTAAACTTCAGTTATGGAACTTTACAAGCCAAACAAAGCCATGTGCTTCATAATTTTCgttaataattgtatataatatCACAAGGGAGACATATGACGGAAAAGATAAAGATCAAAACGAACCAAATCGGCTAAGGAAATGAATTTGTATCTCTACATTTTAAAAGGATGAAAGGTCTTTGACCAGCTGAGCCTAGTAGCTTGGGCTTGTCACTCGAGCGAGAGCTATGAGTTGGTTGGAGTTGGTCTTTGTCTAAATGGTCCTTGGTGTAGAAGATCAGCATGAGATGGTTAGTCCATCAACACCCAGTTGACCACTTACAGcaacaactaatttttttttggatcaGAGCTTCGGTGCCAAAACGAAATGCCACAATTATTTTTTGGTTGTTGGTGTAGAATAGCAGCATGAGATGGCAAGTCCATCAACACCCAGCTGACCACTTAGAACaacaaccaattttttttttgcatcttGATACTCTCGTAGTTGAGTTAGTCTTTAATAAGTGGAACGGCAGCGAGCCAGGATCGAAATTTCGGTGCCAAAAACGAAAtgccacaatttttttttttggcaccTTGATGAGATTGCAACCAATTCGATTTTTTTTTGCATCTTGATACTCTCGTAGTTGAGTTAGTCTATAATAAGTGAACCAGCGACGAGCCAATATCGAAGCTTTGGTGCCAAAACGAAATgccacaatttttttatttttttttgcatctTGATGAGACTTTCAGTAGCTGAGTTATCTTGTAATAAGTAGACTAACTGCGAGCCAGGATCGAAGCTTCGGAGTCAAAATGAAATGCCatggtttatttatttttggacCTTGATGAGACTCTCGGTAATACTGAGTTGTTAGTGGACCAACAGGCAACAGTGAGCCAGGTTCAAAACTTCGGAGCCAAAACGAAATTCCACAATTTATTGGAATCAACATACAGAATGAGATTTTAGCTATATAAAGAAATGTTTGGTTCCTTGCGTTGTGCAGCTTACTTATCAATAACAGATAAACTTGTGCTTGCATCACTTTAATGTGTGCTTCTAAGATTTCATTTAAATTGATATGATCTCCAGGTACTATAGCTGTTTCAATGTGATTTTATTGTTTTGCAGTGAAATATTATGTCAATAAAAGCTTGTGTTCGTTGAAGGATCACCGAAAAATTGGGCTTAGGAATCTCTAAACTCTCAAAAGATggcatctatactatactataaaagctaatatgggtataatttgtagtccagttatattttttggtttagtACATTCCCtctaaaactacaagtttacaACATGTGGAGGTCTGTTATtcttacattgttaaatagttttaaatactaaaaacactcatgacaatacattaattatcatataatattttataaaaaaaattatgatgatgttaaaaataatcttataaatatccaattttgaatatcttttttgataagaaccttcatataactttgTTTAACTCAAAAGTGTTCTCTTTTAGTACAAACACTAACTATTACGTAACCTTTTCTAACTCCAATACGTTACATGATAAATATCTTTTTCATACGTAGGAAGATTTACGAAATATGaaaatctaatttaaaattaattaaataataaattatcacgtattaataacagaaaaatatttataaatagataataaattgtaaaaaatatattttcgtgAGAAAGTATAATAATcagttggttataatttaattaaattcacctcattaatactaaaatattaataaaacgaagttaaaaattaaataataaattatgaataataTATCCGCctgtgcttcgcacgggttataggctagtaATTATAAATCTTGGATCGAGTCTTTCTATTGCACTTTCAACCAATGTGTTTAAACAGTTCTCTTGTCTCAGTTGGATACATAGACAAATAATCTCGATATAACATAGACAAAATAATCTCGATATAACTAGGGATATGATAATCTATTTGCACAATCAAAAACTATATCAATTGAAACAATTACTGCAGGTTTGGTGTCGttgaaaaacaatatacatactAGAATATTATAGCtaacaaaactaatttaatttataaaatatctgGGACCagaagttaaaataataaacttttttttgaatgtTCAAAGATAAAAGAAGTTGATTCTTTCAAGTATATACAATACTAAAAAACAGTCACTGATCTTTTCGGTCTAGCAGGGGTTTTTAGGCTCTTCAAGTTTTGTATAAAGCATGGTTTGTAGAATAGGGGCATGGTTAATACTTGAAAGATATACCCTTCCGAACCCACATCGAGAAGGAACAAAACATTAGCCTAACAGGGACCTATAAATAAAGAGGAGGATGCAGCCTTTCAAATTACTTACCTGGACGGGGTCGATGGCTGATCAAGAAGGGCCATGGCCTAGGTTAGAGGCTTCCATTGCACTGAGGAAGGGCTCTCGCCTAAGGTCTACCCAAGTGGTGGAGCCTACGTCATAATTTGTGACAGGTGGAGCCTGCGTTCGCGCAGCTCCGCGCCAATTCAGTcttaattttgtttgtgttgtttCATGATAAAACTACTTAAGATCATAACTAGATTTTCCCGCTGCCAGAGATGATATTGGAAGAATCCTCCTGAATCCAAAAGATaataaatgaacataatatgtggTATGAGGTTGATCTACGAAATATAAATTAGAGATGTGGAGTAGaaatgattttggaaatatgattttgcattgaaagttgaagtggacaattaatttgaaacaaatttatttttcaaaagtggacatataaattgaaacggagagaGTACTAGTTCTCCCGATAACTAAAAAGTGTAGCATGCCTCAATCTAACTGGAGTTCATGGTCAGAACCATTTGGTTCTTAGTTAATGGAGTCAGAATCTCAAATCCATATGTTGTGATTTCATGATATGTAATGGGAACTCCAATCCTACTTGCAGAGTAAATCATTTCTTACGGTCTCCTTCCATTCTGATTCTTATTCCTATTCACGATCCAAACACCTCCTAGATTTCTCCACTTCTTAACTTGTTATTAAAAAGAAGCGGAAGTGGTGAAAAAACCTATGTTCCTCTACTTTGTAACTTGGTCGATTAAAAAGAGGCTTCTATgaacttgattttgaaaaagagaatgAGCTTGGATGGTTTTTAATTGGCAATAGTGTTGTGTAATGACATAATAGGGTAACCATTGAGTACTTGGTCTGCTAATTGTATTGTTCTGCATGCTGATATCATCACAGAGCGCGTTCTCAGATAGGTCGATTTCATTTCCGTTACAGAATTTTCTTCCTTACTGCTGTATGATCTCGAAAAACCTAAGTTATGGAATAGACAAGTTGTACAAGTACAATTTTTCTTTTACAATAGACTATGTAATCAATTAATGCACTTAAAAATGTTCAGAGGATTCAACCTTGTCTGCAAATTCTAATTTTGTTCATTAGAGAAAGTGTCAGAGGGGTTCCACAGACATTTTATCAACCGCTCAAGGGTGTAGAAGTACTCGAATGTTTTGTTTAtagataattattttgataaaacaaAGTAGGCCGACTAGACTCATAACTTCCAATCGCACAGGACAAAATTCTGTGATCTTTATCGTCCAACTCAAGTAATTTTAAACTACCTCGAGTCCTATGAAAGCACCTTATGAACCTCAGCTGACACAGCGTCCGGAGGTTTTTCAGCATGAAGGTTTGCAACAACATTCTTCTTGTTATAGTAATCAATAACCTGCACATCAGATAAAAAACATCCTGGCGCGTTATATAGACTGAGTGAAATATTCCATTCATTTTTAGTTATCATAAGATTTTCAAATAATCGTGGGATCGCTTAGGAAAAAAACATCTTACTAACAAAATTGACTCCCTATTGCCTATAAAAGTGCAAATACCATGCAGAATAAGTTCCTTGCATTACCAGGTAAAAAACCAGTTATATTAGAACTTTTTTATTGATATGCATAGTTACATACATGTGCAgaagtaaaatttaaaattaataaaacataGTGCCACCACATCAAACCTACAGCCAACAAACATGATATTTTTCGTAATCGATTGCATAATAAAGTTTGACGTAATAACATTATCGAGGCGAcattaacaaaaacaaacaaaagggCATATGCAtacagagaatatcatcaggtGAAGCTTCAGTGACCAAGTACTATATGCTAAAATCGAACTTTACACAAAGGTACAAGACAGCAGACACAACAAAACACTGAAGACAATATTGATGTTGACAAGCATACCGGTTCAGTTTGTCTATGAAATGCATCGAGCCTGGACTTAAGAACTGCTGCAGTATCATCTTTGCGTTGAATCAAAGGCTCTCCAGTGACCTTCAGAAAGTCGACAGAGCAAGTACATTTGAGTTATATTTTGACATAAAGAAGCTAGAATAAAGCTAACCATTTGAGTTATACAATCTTACTGTCAACCATCCTTATTAAAAATAAGCTTCATGTTCTTTTATAACACCTACTAGTACGAGATTGTGGAACCAAAATGACCTACCAAAGCTCTTTTAGGATTGAATAACGTTTGCAGACACTGAATTGTAAAGGTGTCTCATCACTCCGACTTGTATTGTTCGCGAAGGTCAATGATTTTGTGTCTCTTTAAtctcttattttaaaaaataatatttatacaaacaGTGTTCCGGATACATATTTTGTGTGTTAAGTGAAGTCACATGTCTTTTTTAACAATAACATTAGTgaattcaaataatatattaatattgaaagCAGTAGTAAAACATATTAGATATGGGGACTTCACAAAACCACAAGTGAATAAATTTCAGTCTTACATCATCAACGCCAGGAGCTTTGGGAGGTGCGAATTTTGTGTGGTAGGACCGACCACTTGCAGGATGGACCCAACGACCAGTAATCCTCTCTTCCAAAATTGTGTCGTCAATTGCAAAGTTTAGTACCTTGTCAACTTTAACCCCTCGTTTCTCAAGCATTTCATCAAGCTGCATCATATTTAAGAAAAGCAAATCAGTACCTAACGAGAGGGCCAATGCAAAAGTATAGCCCTTGACACGCATTTCCATGTGGAATATTATTGTGCATTAAATTTGGAACATGTGTAGCATAAACAGCTAAAATCTGCTTTTTCTTCTGGCTCAGAAAGATATCATAAAAATTTAGTGGAAAGACCTTTTCTGCTTGGGCCACAGTTCTCGGAAACCCATCAAGAATAAATCCTTTTTGACATGAAGGTTTCTTCAAAGCTTCATCAATTATCCCCACAACCAGTTCATCAGAAACAAGTGCTCCCTGCGGaagaaataaaaacaataaaaaaagcCTCATTAGTAAACAAATGCAGCAGCCACATATTAACCTTTGAAGTACCTTGTCCATAGCTTCCTTGGCTTTGATGCCAAGAGGAGTTTTAGCAGCCACAGCTGCTCTCAGCATGTCACCAGTAGCCAAGTGGCACAAGCAATACTCGTCCTTAATGAGCGGAGATTGTGTTCCTTTTCCTGATCCAGGGGGTCCTGCCACATGTACTACTTTTAATAAGTAACTAAACAATACTTTCACCTAGTTCCAACACTCTTTATAAACTATTGGCATTTTACAATGTAGGAAGATTTCGACCTCAATTTCAACGTCACAAACACTCACTAAAGTTCAATAAATGTCTAGTTCCAATGATTTATCAAGAGCTTCTTAATTAGTACTTCTAATTGTAAATTCAGAAAAACAACAATTTACACTTAAAAAAGAAAACCTTGATTATATTTCCATCAAAATGATTTCATAAATGTCAGTTTCACTTAATTTCAATACGCTTCACAAACGATCGGCAATATACAATTTAGAAACAtctcaaactcaataacaaCGTCACAAACACTCGATAACTTTCAATAAAGCTATAGTTCCAATCTTTTATGAAAAGCTTATCCCATTTCCACTCCTTGTTGTAATTCGCAAAAATTAAAAGCATACGGAAAACAACAATTTATACTCTCTCTTCTTTTGCAAGAATGACAACAATTTATACTTAAAAATCAA
This genomic window from Daucus carota subsp. sativus chromosome 7, DH1 v3.0, whole genome shotgun sequence contains:
- the LOC108196419 gene encoding adenylate kinase 4, with amino-acid sequence MGSSVNLEDVPTVDLMTETLRRLKCSTKPDKRLILVGPPGSGKGTQSPLIKDEYCLCHLATGDMLRAAVAAKTPLGIKAKEAMDKGALVSDELVVGIIDEALKKPSCQKGFILDGFPRTVAQAEKLDEMLEKRGVKVDKVLNFAIDDTILEERITGRWVHPASGRSYHTKFAPPKAPGVDDVTGEPLIQRKDDTAAVLKSRLDAFHRQTEPVIDYYNKKNVVANLHAEKPPDAVSAEVHKVLS